A stretch of the Coprobacillus cateniformis genome encodes the following:
- a CDS encoding type II toxin-antitoxin system RelB/DinJ family antitoxin, giving the protein MEKTMTLNLRVNPEVKKNAEEVLSQLGMSMSTAIDIYLRQISLNQGIPFTIAIPNAPKSMNTDEMTAKEIRALLQEGLDDINAGKVQDASEAFAKFRESL; this is encoded by the coding sequence ATGGAAAAAACAATGACATTAAATTTAAGGGTGAATCCTGAAGTTAAGAAAAATGCTGAGGAAGTTCTTTCTCAATTAGGAATGTCTATGTCAACAGCGATTGATATTTATTTAAGACAAATATCATTAAATCAAGGAATTCCATTTACAATAGCAATTCCTAATGCACCAAAATCTATGAATACAGATGAAATGACTGCAAAAGAAATTCGAGCATTACTACAAGAAGGTTTAGATGATATTAACGCTGGGAAAGTCCAAGACGCTTCAGAAGCATTTGCAAAATTTAGAGAATCTTTATAA
- a CDS encoding DEAD/DEAH box helicase, whose protein sequence is MLILQSKINMGKGPCLYVCPNKYLVNQVHREAEKFGIQHEVLLDERELPSSFQSSEKILITHAHKVFNGKSIFGIGNRSCKVGTIILDDAHTCIDVIKDSFTIKISRKTYNKLFDDIINLFEEDLREQGKGSFLDLKEEDYSTLMVVPYWAWYDKKSEVLSILSQYKDDSCIKYSWDLIKDSLEKYICFITGNRIEISPYSIDTKKFGLFTNSSHRILMSATTQDDAFFIKGLDFSVDAVKNPLINNNQIWSGEKMLILPQLVDDSLDQKLVVTRLMRAKHDGFGIVSIVPNTKKADYYSKQGGIITNSNNIFKEIDKLKKGEFNKILVVNNRYDGIDLPDETCRILIIDSKPYFENLCDRYEELCRPDSDIINKKIAQQIEQGLGRGVRGEKDFCVILIIGNDIVKFMRSIETRKYFSEQTRKQIDIGLDISELAKDDVKNGEEPFKSLVGLINQCLGRVDDWKMFYTSKMNGLSKNEQSLIDYTVLEKERNIEKYFLQEEYEKAYALTQEFIDENTEMNDCDKGWYLQQLARYSYYIDKSKFNDLQKAAFKLNNELLKPKVGISYSKVSYININRTTKIKEFLNGFKSYGELVLTINELLDNLSFGVNSDKFEASLQKIGEFIGFISERPDKQIKKGPDNLWCCSNNEYMIFECKNEIEDKRSSIKKSEASQMNSHCGWFDSVYGKDVNVYRFMIIPTKNLEYAGDFTHKVRIIRKGKLKKFKGAIKEFLKELSPFELHNITDEKIQELIDNNQLYPQNIEQLYSDDVYQEIK, encoded by the coding sequence TTGCTGATATTACAATCAAAAATTAATATGGGCAAAGGACCATGTCTATATGTTTGCCCAAACAAATATTTAGTCAATCAAGTTCATAGAGAGGCTGAAAAATTCGGAATACAACATGAAGTATTACTAGATGAAAGAGAGTTGCCTTCTTCTTTTCAATCAAGTGAAAAAATTTTAATAACTCATGCTCATAAAGTGTTTAATGGTAAATCTATTTTTGGAATAGGAAATCGATCATGTAAAGTTGGAACTATTATTTTGGATGATGCACATACATGCATAGATGTGATAAAAGATTCTTTTACAATTAAAATTTCAAGAAAAACTTATAATAAGCTATTTGATGATATTATTAATTTATTTGAAGAGGATTTGAGAGAGCAAGGAAAAGGAAGCTTTTTGGATTTGAAGGAGGAAGATTATAGTACTTTAATGGTGGTTCCTTATTGGGCATGGTATGATAAAAAATCAGAAGTATTATCTATTTTATCACAATATAAAGATGATTCGTGTATAAAATATAGCTGGGATTTAATTAAAGATTCTTTAGAAAAATATATTTGTTTTATAACTGGAAACAGAATAGAAATATCTCCATATAGTATTGATACAAAAAAGTTTGGATTATTTACTAATTCTAGCCATAGAATATTAATGTCAGCAACAACACAAGATGATGCCTTTTTTATTAAAGGATTAGATTTTAGTGTTGATGCAGTGAAAAATCCATTAATCAATAATAATCAAATTTGGTCAGGAGAAAAAATGTTGATTTTACCACAATTGGTTGATGATTCCTTAGATCAGAAGTTAGTGGTTACTAGGTTAATGAGAGCAAAACATGATGGATTTGGGATTGTTTCAATTGTTCCAAATACAAAAAAAGCAGATTATTATAGTAAACAAGGAGGTATTATTACTAATTCAAATAATATTTTTAAAGAAATTGATAAATTAAAAAAAGGAGAATTTAATAAAATATTAGTTGTAAATAATAGATATGATGGAATAGATCTTCCAGATGAAACTTGTAGAATCTTAATAATAGATTCTAAACCCTATTTTGAAAACTTATGTGATCGATATGAAGAATTATGTAGACCAGATAGTGATATTATTAATAAAAAAATTGCACAGCAAATAGAACAAGGATTAGGAAGAGGGGTGAGAGGCGAGAAAGATTTTTGTGTTATTCTTATTATTGGAAATGATATAGTTAAATTTATGAGGAGCATAGAAACAAGAAAATATTTCTCAGAGCAGACTAGGAAACAAATTGATATCGGATTGGATATTTCTGAATTAGCAAAGGATGATGTTAAAAATGGCGAAGAACCATTTAAGTCACTTGTTGGGCTAATCAATCAATGCTTAGGTAGAGTTGATGATTGGAAAATGTTTTATACAAGTAAAATGAATGGACTAAGTAAAAATGAACAATCATTAATAGATTATACAGTATTAGAAAAAGAAAGAAATATTGAGAAGTATTTTTTACAAGAGGAGTATGAAAAAGCATATGCTCTAACACAAGAATTTATTGATGAGAATACTGAAATGAATGATTGTGATAAAGGATGGTATTTACAACAGTTAGCTCGCTATTCTTATTATATTGATAAATCAAAATTTAATGATTTACAAAAAGCTGCATTTAAATTGAATAACGAATTATTGAAACCAAAGGTTGGTATATCTTATTCAAAAGTTTCTTATATAAACATTAATAGGACAACGAAGATTAAAGAATTTCTTAATGGCTTTAAGAGTTATGGTGAACTAGTTCTAACAATAAATGAGTTATTGGATAATTTATCTTTTGGTGTAAATAGTGATAAATTTGAAGCTTCATTACAGAAGATAGGTGAATTTATTGGCTTTATAAGCGAGAGACCAGATAAACAGATAAAAAAAGGTCCTGATAATTTATGGTGTTGTTCAAATAACGAATATATGATTTTTGAGTGTAAAAATGAGATTGAAGATAAAAGGTCTTCAATTAAAAAAAGTGAAGCAAGTCAAATGAATAGCCATTGTGGATGGTTTGATTCAGTTTACGGAAAAGATGTGAATGTATATAGGTTTATGATTATTCCAACAAAAAACCTTGAATATGCTGGTGATTTTACTCATAAAGTTAGAATAATTAGAAAAGGTAAGCTAAAAAAATTTAAGGGAGCAATTAAGGAATTTTTAAAGGAATTATCGCCATTTGAATTACATAATATAACTGATGAAAAAATACAAGAGCTAATAGATAATAATCAATTATATCCCCAAAATATTGAACAACTTTATTCTGATGATGTGTATCAAGAAATTAAATAA
- a CDS encoding flavodoxin produces MSKSLVAYFSASGVTKKVAERLNEVVQGNLFEIVPEQPYTSADLNWTNPKSRSSVEMNDKSFRPAVKKKISDMGEYDIIYLGFPIWWYIAPTIINTFLEQYDLRDKTIIPFATSGMSGMGKTNDYLENSCKGARLMKGQRFDENVSADELSDWVKKMK; encoded by the coding sequence ATGAGTAAATCTTTAGTAGCGTATTTTAGTGCAAGTGGTGTAACCAAAAAAGTAGCAGAAAGATTAAATGAAGTTGTGCAGGGGAATTTGTTTGAAATCGTACCAGAACAACCTTACACAAGTGCTGATTTGAATTGGACAAATCCTAAAAGCCGTTCATCAGTAGAAATGAACGATAAATCGTTCAGACCAGCCGTTAAAAAAAAAATAAGTGATATGGGAGAATATGACATAATCTATTTAGGATTTCCTATCTGGTGGTATATTGCTCCTACAATCATCAATACTTTTCTTGAACAATACGATTTAAGGGATAAAACAATTATTCCATTTGCGACATCTGGAATGAGCGGAATGGGAAAAACAAACGATTATTTAGAAAATTCATGCAAGGGTGCTCGTTTGATGAAAGGGCAAAGATTTGACGAAAATGTTAGTGCAGATGAATTATCTGACTGGGTTAAAAAAATGAAATAA
- a CDS encoding LysR family transcriptional regulator, whose protein sequence is MDIRVLNYFLMVAREENITRASQLLHITQPTLSRQLMQLEEELGVKLFQRSNHSIYLTNDGLLFRRRAQEIVNLADKAQAELKQDTDVLSGNIAIGCGEMRSAQEIAKLITDFQNIYPFVQFELYSGNNENIKERMEQGTLDLGLLLEPVNVVKYDFIRMRTKEQWGVLIHKDNPLSKKQVIYPGELVGTKVITIHLDTPVHHELASWSGDFAKEMESCANYNLLYNAVIVAKEKKGAVICVKLDNYYDDMKFIPFEPKLELTSVLAWKDRQSYSKATNTFISFIKDRYKHN, encoded by the coding sequence ATGGATATTAGAGTTTTAAATTATTTTTTAATGGTTGCAAGAGAAGAAAATATAACAAGAGCTTCACAACTTCTTCATATCACACAGCCTACGCTTTCAAGGCAGCTTATGCAGCTAGAGGAAGAATTGGGTGTCAAATTGTTTCAAAGGAGTAATCATAGTATATACTTAACAAATGACGGCTTATTATTTCGCCGTAGAGCACAGGAAATCGTGAATTTGGCAGATAAGGCACAGGCGGAATTAAAACAAGATACTGATGTATTATCAGGAAACATTGCAATTGGCTGTGGAGAAATGAGAAGTGCACAAGAAATCGCAAAACTTATCACTGATTTTCAAAACATATACCCTTTCGTACAATTTGAGTTATATAGCGGAAACAACGAAAATATTAAGGAACGTATGGAACAAGGTACTTTAGACTTGGGCTTGTTATTAGAACCAGTGAATGTCGTAAAGTATGATTTTATCCGTATGAGGACAAAGGAACAATGGGGCGTTCTCATTCATAAAGATAATCCCCTTTCTAAGAAACAGGTAATCTACCCTGGTGAATTAGTAGGCACAAAGGTTATAACAATACACCTTGATACGCCAGTTCATCATGAGTTGGCAAGTTGGTCAGGGGATTTTGCGAAAGAAATGGAATCATGTGCAAATTATAATCTATTGTATAATGCTGTAATTGTTGCCAAAGAGAAAAAAGGAGCAGTTATCTGTGTGAAGTTAGATAATTATTATGATGACATGAAGTTTATTCCTTTTGAACCTAAACTTGAATTAACTTCTGTACTTGCATGGAAAGACCGTCAATCATATTCTAAGGCAACAAATACCTTTATCAGTTTTATAAAAGACCGCTATAAACATAATTAA
- the proB gene encoding glutamate 5-kinase, which yields MRDLSNIKNLIIKIGSSSLCDDEGNINKEKILNLIQQIAYIKRKGISITLVSSGAINAGVHVMNLECRPQTIPQKQALAAIGQASLMQIYEDLFSLFNLKCAQILLNHDDFDDRKRLMNFNNAMQALIEYDVVPIINENDTLAVEEIKVGDNDTLASLVVPAVNADMVVLVSDIDGLYDDNPHTNKNARLIRNVDGITKEIESMAKDASSKVGTGGMITKIRAAKVCNDFGCDMAIVNGNQPNVLIDLIEGKDVGTYFDGKPGRLLNSRQHWIMYRSMPKGTIVVDEGAKKALVTCHSSLLPKGIIEVRGNFLISQIIDIVDGNDSLLARGMVNYSSDEIRLIKGLNTSEIEDVLHYKDYDEVVHANNLVLVEGVKN from the coding sequence ATGCGAGATTTAAGCAATATTAAAAATCTAATTATTAAAATAGGTTCATCATCATTATGTGATGATGAAGGGAATATTAATAAAGAGAAAATTTTAAATTTAATTCAACAAATAGCATATATTAAGCGTAAAGGGATAAGTATTACATTAGTCAGCAGTGGTGCTATTAATGCTGGAGTTCATGTAATGAATCTTGAATGTCGCCCGCAAACTATTCCTCAAAAGCAAGCTCTGGCAGCTATTGGACAGGCTTCATTAATGCAAATATATGAAGATTTATTTAGCTTATTTAATTTAAAATGTGCACAAATTTTATTAAATCATGATGATTTTGATGATCGTAAGCGGTTGATGAATTTTAACAATGCAATGCAGGCATTGATTGAATATGACGTAGTTCCAATTATTAATGAAAATGATACTTTAGCGGTCGAAGAAATTAAAGTTGGTGATAATGATACATTAGCATCACTGGTAGTACCGGCTGTTAATGCAGATATGGTTGTACTAGTCAGTGATATTGATGGATTATATGATGATAATCCACATACGAATAAGAATGCAAGATTGATTCGTAATGTCGATGGGATTACTAAAGAAATTGAAAGCATGGCAAAAGATGCTTCAAGCAAGGTTGGAACTGGAGGAATGATTACTAAGATTAGAGCAGCTAAAGTTTGTAATGACTTTGGCTGTGATATGGCTATTGTTAATGGTAACCAACCAAACGTTTTGATTGATCTGATTGAAGGAAAAGATGTGGGTACTTATTTTGATGGTAAACCTGGAAGACTCCTTAATTCTAGACAACATTGGATTATGTATCGAAGTATGCCAAAAGGAACAATCGTTGTTGATGAAGGTGCTAAAAAAGCATTAGTTACATGCCACTCAAGTTTGTTGCCTAAGGGAATTATTGAGGTAAGAGGAAATTTTTTAATTTCGCAGATTATTGATATTGTTGATGGTAATGATAGTCTGTTAGCACGTGGAATGGTAAATTACTCAAGTGATGAGATAAGATTGATTAAAGGATTGAACACTAGTGAAATCGAGGATGTTTTACATTATAAAGATTATGATGAAGTAGTTCACGCAAATAACCTGGTATTAGTAGAAGGAGTGAAAAATTAA
- a CDS encoding helix-turn-helix domain-containing protein — translation MTQKEFGEKLCVSDKIISKWELSRYPILAKALELSYEELLDG, via the coding sequence TTGACACAAAAAGAATTTGGAGAAAAATTATGTGTATCAGACAAGATAATCAGCAAATGGGAGCTATCACGATATCCAATACTTGCAAAAGCTTTAGAATTGAGTTATGAGGAGTTATTAGATGGTTGA
- a CDS encoding type II toxin-antitoxin system RelE/ParE family toxin yields the protein MKKYQIKITDRAFDDMTEIYKYISNNLGSPENALQQYNRIAGAIEKLDVYPTRIKILDSEPEHSLGFRALQVDKYVVIFIIDNDVVNIVRVLYSASDFRKKLVI from the coding sequence ATGAAGAAGTATCAAATTAAAATAACAGATCGAGCTTTTGATGATATGACTGAGATTTATAAATATATTTCTAATAATCTCGGTTCACCTGAAAATGCTTTACAGCAATACAATAGAATTGCTGGTGCAATAGAGAAACTAGATGTTTATCCAACACGTATTAAAATTTTGGATTCTGAGCCTGAACATAGTTTAGGATTTAGGGCATTACAAGTTGACAAATATGTTGTTATATTTATCATTGATAATGATGTAGTAAATATTGTAAGGGTTCTATATAGTGCATCTGATTTTAGAAAAAAATTGGTTATATAA
- a CDS encoding NAD(P)H-dependent oxidoreductase, with protein MQNILVVSGHTDLNNSVANKAILERLENKLPQAEFVYLDKLYSDFQIDVEAEQEKLLNADIIVLQFPIFWYAMPSLLSRWLEETFQHGFSHGSTGDKLKGKKLIASFTTGAPEFMYSYEGAQKYPIEDFLPPIKAMCNLCGLDYFGYVYTGGVSYQNRNDTEKMAEMKEKAVMHADKLLELLETL; from the coding sequence ATGCAAAATATATTAGTAGTATCTGGACACACAGACTTAAATAATTCTGTTGCAAATAAGGCAATATTAGAAAGGCTTGAAAATAAATTACCACAGGCTGAATTTGTCTATTTAGACAAACTTTATTCAGATTTTCAAATTGATGTTGAAGCAGAGCAAGAAAAACTTTTAAATGCAGATATAATTGTTTTGCAATTTCCTATTTTCTGGTATGCTATGCCTTCATTACTAAGTCGCTGGCTTGAAGAAACATTTCAGCATGGCTTTTCCCACGGTTCAACCGGTGATAAATTGAAAGGAAAGAAATTGATTGCTTCTTTTACGACTGGTGCTCCAGAATTTATGTATAGTTATGAAGGGGCACAGAAATATCCTATTGAAGATTTCCTCCCGCCGATAAAGGCAATGTGTAATTTGTGTGGATTGGATTACTTTGGATATGTCTATACAGGCGGAGTATCTTATCAAAATAGAAATGATACTGAAAAAATGGCTGAAATGAAAGAAAAAGCAGTTATGCATGCTGATAAATTATTGGAATTGTTAGAAACACTGTAA
- a CDS encoding RtcB family protein has protein sequence MGIKIIRNNKLWMEEEAILHLEKIAHFDGVEDVVGLPDLHESKVPVGMTVKSKDVIYPFLIGNDIGCGMSLFDTNIKLKKFNTEKYVKKLSNTKLIGKYSIGGGNHFAEYQKIEKIFNKEEEAKKINLNQNHLFMLVHSGSRKLADNIYREYASLEGLTVGSREFKKYLFLHQKAVEYARENRIGVANALMDKIEVKYDNQLIIDCMHNYLGFDDGYFYHHKGSISARSEYAVIAGSRGSYSYVVKCIPTQETLFSISHGSGRKWARNLCKGRLETKYKKDELKTTKLKSQVICDNQLLYEEATEAYKDIEDVIDTLLEYKTIELVARLKPLVTYKC, from the coding sequence ATGGGAATAAAAATAATAAGAAATAACAAGTTATGGATGGAAGAAGAAGCTATACTACACCTTGAAAAGATAGCTCATTTTGATGGCGTTGAAGACGTTGTTGGACTTCCAGACTTGCATGAAAGCAAAGTACCTGTTGGTATGACTGTAAAATCAAAGGATGTAATATATCCGTTTTTAATTGGTAATGATATAGGCTGTGGTATGTCTCTGTTTGATACAAACATTAAACTTAAAAAGTTTAATACAGAGAAATATGTGAAAAAATTATCTAACACTAAACTCATTGGAAAGTACTCAATAGGTGGGGGTAATCATTTTGCAGAGTATCAAAAAATTGAAAAGATATTCAACAAAGAAGAAGAAGCTAAGAAGATTAATCTTAATCAAAATCATCTTTTTATGTTGGTACATTCAGGATCAAGGAAATTAGCTGATAATATCTATCGAGAATATGCTTCTTTAGAGGGTTTAACTGTAGGCAGTAGAGAATTTAAAAAATATCTTTTTTTACATCAAAAAGCAGTGGAATATGCTAGAGAAAATAGAATTGGTGTTGCAAATGCTTTAATGGACAAAATAGAAGTTAAATATGATAATCAGCTGATTATTGATTGTATGCATAATTATTTAGGCTTTGATGATGGATATTTTTATCATCATAAGGGATCAATTAGTGCAAGAAGTGAATACGCTGTTATAGCAGGATCAAGAGGTTCTTATTCTTACGTTGTGAAGTGCATACCAACCCAAGAAACACTATTCAGTATCTCGCATGGATCAGGGCGTAAATGGGCTAGAAATCTCTGTAAGGGACGGTTAGAAACAAAATATAAAAAAGATGAACTCAAAACAACAAAACTAAAAAGTCAGGTTATCTGTGATAATCAGCTTCTTTATGAAGAGGCAACTGAAGCATATAAAGATATTGAAGATGTCATTGACACACTCTTAGAATATAAAACAATTGAATTGGTTGCAAGATTAAAGCCATTGGTGACTTATAAATGTTAA
- a CDS encoding aldo/keto reductase, with product MEFITLSNGVKMPALGYGTFTMSNEETERCVLEAIKTGYRLIDTAQAYYNEEGVGNAIIKCGVPREELFITTKIWIENAGYEKAKASLHESLKKLQIEYIDLVLIHQAFNDYYGTWKALEEAYKLGKVRAIGVSNFYPDRFMDLATFSEIKPMVNQLETHVFQQHKNDKKFLERYGTKLEAWAPFARGSQGIFENEVLMQIAKQHNKTIGQVALRFLIQNGIIAIPKSTHKNRMEENFNIFDFSLSDEEMKKIEELDLGENVFMNHENAEDIDKFFKMFHVGQK from the coding sequence ATGGAGTTTATCACTTTAAGCAATGGCGTAAAAATGCCTGCACTTGGATATGGAACATTCACAATGAGCAATGAGGAAACAGAGCGTTGCGTTTTGGAAGCAATTAAAACTGGATATAGACTGATTGATACAGCACAAGCATATTACAATGAAGAAGGTGTTGGTAATGCAATCATAAAATGTGGTGTACCTAGAGAAGAATTATTTATTACAACAAAGATTTGGATTGAAAATGCTGGATATGAAAAGGCAAAGGCTTCGCTTCATGAGTCTTTGAAAAAATTACAGATAGAATACATTGATTTAGTTCTTATTCATCAGGCGTTCAATGACTATTACGGAACATGGAAAGCCTTAGAGGAAGCATATAAATTAGGAAAAGTAAGGGCAATAGGAGTGTCTAATTTTTACCCCGACAGATTTATGGATTTAGCAACTTTCAGTGAAATTAAGCCTATGGTAAATCAATTAGAAACTCATGTTTTCCAACAGCATAAAAATGATAAAAAGTTTTTAGAGAGATATGGAACAAAATTGGAAGCATGGGCACCATTTGCCAGAGGCAGTCAAGGTATTTTTGAGAATGAAGTTTTAATGCAAATTGCAAAACAGCATAATAAAACAATCGGGCAAGTAGCATTACGTTTTCTAATTCAGAATGGAATAATCGCTATTCCTAAGTCGACTCATAAAAATAGAATGGAAGAAAACTTTAATATATTTGATTTTTCACTATCAGATGAAGAAATGAAAAAAATTGAAGAATTGGACTTGGGTGAAAATGTATTTATGAACCACGAAAATGCAGAGGATATTGATAAATTTTTCAAAATGTTTCATGTCGGGCAGAAATAA
- a CDS encoding GNAT family N-acetyltransferase yields MIKQAELKQLELVKFITLKTIIDIYPHYYPKGAVDFFIEHHNESHISKDIESGQVYIVFDEQDDAVGTVTIHKNEICRLFVLPQYQKRGFGSQLLNFSENMILKQYNTIVLDASLPAKSIYLKRRYTIVETYSIRTYNNDYLCYDVMIKEIDK; encoded by the coding sequence ATGATAAAGCAAGCTGAATTGAAACAATTAGAATTAGTTAAGTTTATAACTCTAAAGACAATAATAGATATTTATCCTCATTATTACCCTAAAGGTGCAGTTGACTTTTTTATTGAACATCATAATGAGAGTCATATATCTAAAGATATTGAATCTGGTCAAGTCTATATAGTTTTTGATGAACAAGATGATGCAGTTGGTACAGTAACAATTCATAAAAATGAAATCTGTCGCTTATTTGTCTTACCACAATATCAAAAGAGAGGGTTTGGGAGCCAACTGTTAAATTTCTCTGAAAATATGATATTGAAACAATATAATACGATTGTATTAGATGCATCATTACCAGCAAAAAGTATTTATTTAAAAAGACGATACACCATAGTTGAAACTTATTCTATTCGTACTTATAATAATGATTATTTATGTTATGATGTTATGATTAAAGAAATTGATAAATAA
- a CDS encoding site-specific integrase, which translates to MSIRKLKSKKYGYIYQVDMRYKDPYGVTQRHTKSGFRTKKEARNYEASIIEKSNAKVLIPESRKRTLNDVFDEYVEIEGKIKWAPATLYYYIKTHQTYVKGNFGNVPIESVSYVSLQAHINELSQRYNYPTVKNIKKVYSVIFKHGVRAGYISINPVPNILLPNKPEKKEGVEIISDDDLKRLIEEIIKASPNRCFAKKAQYKYKSYGIALLIGRYTGLRISEVMALKKEDFDLERNQLTIRRRIEHAGLKRKEIYLTERLKTKSSKARVEICSILSEYLKSWFVENPYDFVICDEHGDFISPVNFQERIRDTAKKLDIKFHYHMLRHTYATELMVAGVNPIVVRDLLRHSTVNTTWNVYTHPSRDDQRKVLDDLYDDNVEFMDNDMKIRF; encoded by the coding sequence ATGTCTATTAGAAAATTAAAAAGCAAAAAGTATGGATATATATATCAAGTAGATATGAGATATAAAGATCCATATGGAGTTACACAGCGTCATACAAAAAGTGGATTTAGAACGAAAAAAGAAGCTAGAAATTATGAAGCGAGTATTATTGAAAAATCAAATGCAAAGGTATTAATTCCTGAATCAAGGAAAAGGACATTAAATGATGTCTTTGATGAATATGTAGAAATTGAAGGTAAAATCAAATGGGCTCCAGCTACATTATATTATTATATTAAAACACATCAAACGTATGTAAAAGGCAATTTTGGGAATGTGCCAATTGAGTCAGTGAGTTATGTTTCACTTCAGGCACATATTAATGAATTATCACAAAGATACAACTATCCAACAGTCAAGAACATAAAAAAGGTTTATTCAGTCATATTTAAGCATGGAGTTAGAGCAGGGTATATATCAATAAATCCCGTTCCAAACATTCTTCTTCCTAATAAGCCAGAAAAGAAAGAGGGTGTAGAGATTATAAGTGATGATGATTTGAAACGGTTAATAGAAGAAATTATAAAAGCAAGTCCTAATCGATGCTTTGCGAAAAAAGCTCAATATAAATATAAATCATATGGTATTGCTTTGCTAATTGGTAGGTATACTGGTTTAAGGATAAGTGAAGTTATGGCACTAAAGAAGGAAGATTTTGATTTAGAAAGAAACCAACTAACAATACGCAGAAGAATAGAACATGCTGGATTAAAAAGAAAAGAAATATATCTAACAGAAAGATTGAAAACAAAAAGCAGTAAAGCTAGAGTAGAAATTTGTTCAATATTAAGTGAGTATTTAAAAAGCTGGTTTGTGGAAAATCCATATGATTTCGTTATTTGTGATGAACATGGAGATTTCATTTCGCCAGTAAATTTTCAAGAAAGGATAAGAGATACAGCAAAAAAGTTAGATATTAAATTTCATTATCATATGCTTAGGCATACTTATGCTACTGAGTTGATGGTGGCAGGAGTTAATCCAATAGTTGTAAGAGATTTATTAAGACATAGTACAGTAAATACAACATGGAATGTATATACACATCCTAGCCGTGATGATCAGAGAAAAGTATTGGATGATTTATATGATGATAATGTTGAGTTTATGGATAATGACATGAAAATTAGGTTTTGA
- the prfH gene encoding peptide chain release factor H: MLIQISSGHGKGIKECEYVCCLLYKELLKEFSSLEVVSTHYSNEECLKSAIFYTEEDLSFLEGTVQWICQSPYRPHHKRKNWFIDVSIIKEDIKIDNTNDIRYEVFRSSGKGGQNVNKVSTAIRAIHVPTGLVTVSMDQRSQLQNKKIAYLRLLEKIDETSSSINKSIHYLNWQKHNQIERGNSIRVYKGMKFIRII; encoded by the coding sequence ATGTTAATACAAATATCATCTGGTCATGGCAAAGGAATTAAAGAGTGTGAATATGTCTGTTGTTTGTTGTATAAAGAGTTATTAAAGGAGTTTTCATCATTAGAGGTTGTATCTACCCATTACAGTAATGAAGAATGTTTAAAGAGTGCAATCTTCTATACAGAAGAAGATTTATCTTTTTTAGAAGGAACAGTTCAATGGATATGTCAAAGTCCATATCGACCTCATCATAAAAGAAAGAACTGGTTTATTGATGTGTCAATAATCAAAGAAGATATCAAAATTGACAATACTAATGATATCAGATATGAGGTGTTTAGAAGTTCAGGAAAAGGTGGACAAAATGTCAATAAGGTATCTACAGCTATAAGAGCCATTCATGTTCCAACAGGACTTGTTACTGTATCTATGGATCAAAGAAGTCAGTTGCAAAATAAAAAGATTGCATATCTTAGATTATTAGAAAAAATAGATGAAACAAGTTCATCTATTAATAAAAGTATTCATTATTTGAATTGGCAAAAGCATAATCAGATCGAAAGAGGTAATTCTATAAGAGTATATAAGGGAATGAAATTCATCAGAATAATATAA